ACCTGCCCGCCGGTGAATGACAATGTGATGGAGCTGTTCGCCTTCGCGGATGCGTGCCGGCGCGCGGCGGCGGGGCGCATTCACGCCGTGCTTCCGTACTACGGCTACGCGCGCTCCGACAAGCGGCACGGCCGACGCGAGCCGATCACCGCCAGCATGGTGGCCCTGCTGATGAAGGCGTCCGGCATCGACCACGTGCTGACCATCGACCTTCACACCACCCAGATCGAGGGCTTCTTCCCCGGCCCGTTCGACACGCTCACCGCCGTTCCCACCCTGTGCGCCGCCATGCGCGGCGAGCTTCCCGCCGATGCCGTCGTGGTGTCACCCGACGCGGGGCGGGTGAAGCTGGCGACGGAGTACGCGCAGCGGCTGGACCTGCCCCTGGCCGTGCTTCACAAGCGCCGGGAGACCGGCAGCGAAACCCGTGTCACGCACCTGGTGGGCGAGGTGGAAGGGCGCACCTGCCTGATCATCGACGACATGATCTCCACCGGCGGAACGCTGGTGGAGAGCGTGCAGGCGCTGCGCGAGGCTGGCGCGGTGGGCTTTCACGTGGCGGCCACGCACGGGCTGCTCCTGGGCAACGCCATCGCGCGACTGACGGACGCGGGCGTCCAGCGGGTGTGCGTCACCGACACCATCGTGCAGGAGCGGGACGAGGGCGGGGTCCTGCGCGTGGTCTCCGTCGCCGGGCTGCTGGCCGGCGCCCTCCGCAAGCTCGCCTCGGACGAATCGCTGGAAGAGCTGTTCTGAAATCGGACGCCGTACGGCGATACGACGCAGATCGTGCAGCGTGCATGGGCAATTCTGCAGCCGCGGCAGCCTCGATCCGGAGATGAGTGACGATCCAACCTCAA
This portion of the Longimicrobium sp. genome encodes:
- a CDS encoding ribose-phosphate pyrophosphokinase, whose protein sequence is MRECVIFAGSGNPELARAVSEQVGMPLGSCSVERFPDGETSVRLLESVRGNDVYLLQPTCPPVNDNVMELFAFADACRRAAAGRIHAVLPYYGYARSDKRHGRREPITASMVALLMKASGIDHVLTIDLHTTQIEGFFPGPFDTLTAVPTLCAAMRGELPADAVVVSPDAGRVKLATEYAQRLDLPLAVLHKRRETGSETRVTHLVGEVEGRTCLIIDDMISTGGTLVESVQALREAGAVGFHVAATHGLLLGNAIARLTDAGVQRVCVTDTIVQERDEGGVLRVVSVAGLLAGALRKLASDESLEELF